A single genomic interval of Xiphophorus couchianus chromosome 2, X_couchianus-1.0, whole genome shotgun sequence harbors:
- the cox5aa gene encoding cytochrome c oxidase subunit 5Aa: MFRTAVRLSVSGARSLTRTQPRCQAPLASRCYSHGKQETDEEFDARWITYFNKPDIDAWELRKGMNTLIGYDLVPEPKILEAALRACRRLNDLASAIRILEAVKDKAGPHKDIYPYVIQELKPTLSELGISTPEELGLDKI; the protein is encoded by the exons ATGTTCAGAACTGCCGTCCGACTGTCGGTCTCCGGTGCTCGGAGTTTAACTCGAACACAACCGAGGTGCCAAG CCCCTCTGGCATCAAGGTGTTACTCCCACGGGAAACAGGAGACTGATGAAGAGTTTGATGCCCGCTGGATTACATATTTCAACAAGCCTGACATCGATGCATGGGAGTTGAGGAAAG GGATGAACACGTTGATCGGGTACGACCTGGTACCAGAACCAAAGATTCTTGAGGCGGCGCTGAGAGCCTGCCGCAGACTAAACGACCTGGCCAGCGCCATCCGCATCCTGGAGGCGGTGAAG GACAAAGCCGGGCCTCATAAAGACATCTACCCATACGTGATCCAGGAGCTCAAGCCCACATTAAGCGAACTCGGCATTTCCACACCTGAAGAGCttggacttgataaaat atga
- the rpp25a gene encoding ribonuclease P protein subunit p25a has product MEDQSSSLSSGVQLASCPPQPEQGTRRRIGRSEERAPLPIPGLAADVLHMRVKEGSKIRNLLRFATARMQGEGQDSSAAAVKQVVFTGLGRGITKTITCVEILKRKVAGLHQVSKLCYMTVNEVWESATQEAATTTMERTVPAICILLSKDPLDPQELGYQPPQTFSGPTEEEERRGDLRRTAGRPNSLHTAKRLSLDDWTRCPPKTYKV; this is encoded by the coding sequence ATGGAAGATCAGTCTTCTTCACTGTCTTCTGGTGTCCAGCTTGCGTCTTGTCCTCCACAACCGGAGCAGGGCACCCGGCGGAGAATCGGCCGCTCTGAGGAGAGAGCCCCTTTACCCATTCCTGGCCTTGCTGCAGACGTCCTGCACATGCGAGTGAAAGAAGGAAGCAAAATTCGCAATTTACTGCGGTTTGCAACCGCCCGCATGCAGGGGGAAGGACAGGACAGCAGTGCAGCGGCAGTGAAACAGGTGGTCTTCACAGGCCTGGGCAGGGGCATCACCAAGACCATCACCTGCGTGGAAATCCTGAAACGCAAAGTGGCAGGGCTGCATCAGGTGTCCAAACTTTGCTACATGACAGTTAATGAGGTATGGGAGAGCGCAACGCAGGAAGCAGCGACCACAACCATGGAGAGGACGGTGCCCGCCATCTGCATCCTGCTCTCCAAAGACCCGCTGGATCCCCAGGAGCTGGGCTACCAGCCTCCACAAACCTTCAGCGGTCccacagaggaagaggagcgacGAGGGGATCTGCGAAGAACAGCTGGCAGGCCGAATTCACTGCACACTGCCAAGAGGCTCAGTCTGGATGATTGGACCAGATGTCCTCCTAAAACCTACAAAGTTTAG
- the LOC114152158 gene encoding protein mono-ADP-ribosyltransferase PARP6-like gives MDAWEQWAESCSDEEGSDSEDFLCGNQESCATDLYHQLNADMASVRSLYSDAAVSVREYPSIGGMDVELNINPNIVDVEVAKAWRINPSEPIIIRLHFFPSQYLDGPAPSVDVFQPSNIDDFSIGRQLQNILRVFISQEWKHLTNDSPVVQRKSRHNWYRPSGTIKKFSARFSVWLPPSKPNEMQEPTGKERNAMKHNHFTSQTTSYDIKNSTGELFTYTAGGKRVMVSAVKSSAHLSTKQLVELLFTSQAIKHCKSTPTLQHGFLVQIMRYAEQRIPTLNEYCVVCDERHVFQNGPMLKTAVCTRELCVFSYHTLGVMSGATEEVATGAEVIDLLVAMCRAALQSSRKSIIFEPYPSVVDPCNPKTLAFSPKRKSYERLQKALDGVLLIRRMAQGPYSEIKKQMDKIDPLSHPLLQWILASNRSHIVKLPLNKHLRFMRTPHQFLLVSAPPSKEVRFQTARKLYGSTFAFHGSHIENWHSILRKGLINASYTKLQLHGAVYGKGIYLSPISNISFEYSHMGKSQHQIPTREELKKKYNRINKIKQEEPGQPRFLQSSNLSCIALCEVITSKALQKHGNIWVCPVSDHVCTRFLFVYENGQVGDVHINTQDAQIQTEILQATGSKPS, from the exons ATG GATGCGTGGGAGCAGTGGGCTGAGAGCTGCAGCGATGAAGAAGGCAGCGACTCAGAGGACTTCCTGTGTGGAAACCAA GAGAGCTGTGCCACTGACCTTTATCACCAGCTGAATGCAGACATGGCATCCGTCCGGTCTTTGTACTCAGATGCTGCCGTCTCTGTCAG GGAATACCCATCAATTGGTGGCATGGATGTGGAGCTGAACATTAACCCCAACATTGTGGAT GTGGAAGTGGCTAAAGCCTGGAGGATTAATCCATCAGAGCCGATCATCATCCGGCTGCACTTCTTCCCTTCTCAGTATCTGGACGGACCCG CTCCCTCTGTGGATGTTTTCCAACCATCCAATATTGATGATTTCAGTATAGGAAGACAACTGCAAAA TATTCTTAGAGTCTTCATATCTCAGGAGTGGAAACATCTGACCAACGACAGCCCTGTTGTCCAGAGAAAGAGCAGACACAACTGGTACCGACCCAGCGGCACCATCAAGAAGTTCAGCGCTCGATTCAGCGTTTGGTTACCACCTTCAAA GCCAAATGAGATGCAGGAACCGACTGGCAAAGAAAGGAATGCAATGAAACATAATCACTTCACCAGTCAAACAACTTCTTATGACATAAAGAACTCAACGGGAGAACTGTTCACTTACACAGCTGGAGGAAAG AGAGTGATGGTCTCAGCTGTCAAATCTTCAGCACATCTGAGCACcaaacagctggtggagctgctgtTCACCTCCCAGGCCATCAAACACTGTAAAAGCACGCCGACCCTCCAGCACGGCTTCTTAGTACAG ATAATGAGGTACGCTGAGCAGAGAATCCCAACGCTGAATGAATACTGCGTTGTTTGTGACGAGCGGCATGTTTTCCAAAATGGGCCGATGCTTAAG ACTGCAGTTTGCACCAGGGAGCTTTGCGTATTTTCCTATCACACGCTGGGAGTTATGTCTGGAGCTACAGAAGAGGTCGCGACTGGTGCAGAG GTGATCGACCTGCTGGTGGCCATGTGCAGAGCTGCCCTTCAGTCGTCCCGAAAAAGCATCATATTTGAACCGTACCCCTCCGTTGTTGATCCGTGCAACCCCAAAACTCTGGCCTTTAGCCCCAAG AGGAAGAGTTATGAAAGGCTGCAGAAAGCTCTGGATGGTGTGTTGCTAATCAGGAGGATGGCTCAG GGTCCATATTCTGAGATAAAGAAGCAAATGGACAAGATAGACCCCCTCTCTCATCCTTTACTACAATG GATTTTAGCAAGCAACAGATCACACATCGTCAAGCTTCCACTCAACAAG CATCTGAGGTTTATGCGCACACCCCATCAGTTCCTGCTGGTCAGCGCTCCTCCGTCCAAGGAGGTTCGCTTTCAAACTGCCAGGAAATTATACGGCAgcacttttgcttttca CGGTTCTCACATTGAAAACTGGCACTCCATCTTGAGGAAAGGCTTAATCAATGCGTCGTACACAAAATTACAG ctTCATGGAGCTGTTTATGGTAAAGGCATCTATCTGAGTCCCATTTCAAACATATCTTTTGAATATTCGC ACATGGGAAAAAGTCAACACCAAATACCAACCAGAGAGGAACTCAAAAAGAAATACAACCggataaataaaatcaaacag gagGAACCAGGACAACCAAGGTTTCTGCAAAGCAGTAATCTGAGCTGCATAGCACTTTGTGAAG TGATAACCTCAAAGGCTCTTCAGAAGCACGGAAACATTTGGGTTTGTCCGGTGTCCGATCATGTGTGTACACGCTTCCTCTTTGT GTATGAAAACGGTCAGGTGGGAGACGTGCACATCAACACCCAAGATGCACAAATCCAGACGGAAATTTTACAAGCAACTGGTTCAAAGCCAAGCTGA